In one Desulfomicrobium macestii genomic region, the following are encoded:
- a CDS encoding class I SAM-dependent methyltransferase, with product MRWNRESAVRYDKWAGTVRGSFALQQEKKLLQGVIAPWPRRKQKLLDIGCGTGMFLEFFWSCGFDLTGMDKSPDMLARAREKIGHRADLHLGSAEHLPFEDREFDYASLMTVFEFLEDPALALREAARVARKGLLICFLNRMSLYGLSLRLEKRKSPLGEARWFTWPEMRALIQQNLSPGGIEARSILLGPPCTWNSVPVIRYLNSTPAFPWMGAFTAVRVDLTAPRAQTPLMAWNTEPTT from the coding sequence ATGCGTTGGAACCGGGAAAGCGCGGTCCGCTACGACAAATGGGCCGGAACCGTGCGGGGAAGCTTCGCCCTGCAGCAGGAAAAAAAACTGCTGCAGGGAGTCATAGCACCCTGGCCCAGACGCAAGCAGAAGCTCCTGGACATCGGCTGCGGAACGGGAATGTTTCTGGAGTTTTTCTGGTCCTGCGGGTTTGATCTGACGGGCATGGACAAAAGTCCGGACATGCTGGCCCGGGCCCGGGAAAAGATAGGCCATCGCGCCGATCTCCACCTTGGAAGCGCCGAGCATTTGCCCTTCGAGGATCGCGAGTTTGATTACGCCTCGCTCATGACCGTGTTCGAATTCCTGGAAGATCCGGCCCTGGCCCTGCGTGAAGCGGCGCGTGTGGCGCGTAAGGGCCTTTTGATCTGTTTTTTGAACCGGATGTCCCTGTACGGGCTATCCCTAAGGCTGGAAAAAAGAAAATCCCCGCTTGGCGAGGCGCGCTGGTTCACCTGGCCCGAAATGCGCGCGCTGATCCAGCAAAATCTATCCCCGGGCGGCATCGAAGCCAGGTCCATTCTTCTGGGCCCGCCCTGCACCTGGAATTCTGTTCCGGTCATCCGCTATCTGAACAGCACGCCCGCCTTTCCATGGATGGGAGCCTTCACGGCGGTGCGCGTCGATCTGACCGCCCCTCGCGCCCAGACTCCCCTCATGGCCTGGAATACCGAACCCACAACGTAA
- a CDS encoding class I fructose-bisphosphate aldolase: protein MIGYLRKAARLFHPGSKRTIILPLDHGISEGNIPGLEDLGSLLREVRHLPTQGVILHKGMVMAHAGEIRLDQSLIVHLSAGTRHGLPSYNKALVCSVQEALRLGADMVSMHINIGNDLEDRMLSDLGACVEEAHQLGLPLLAMIYARGGQIVNENDPSLVAHSIRIGAELGADVVKVPYCGNNQSFARAIAACPVPVVMGGGPRSGDFKSFLRSVRESLDAGVAGMCIGRNVFQQENPAKALEEICNLVHGKA from the coding sequence ATGATCGGATACCTGCGCAAGGCGGCCCGTCTTTTTCATCCGGGATCCAAACGAACCATCATCCTGCCTCTGGATCATGGAATTTCCGAAGGAAACATCCCGGGTTTGGAAGATCTGGGCAGCCTGCTTCGCGAAGTGCGGCATCTGCCCACCCAGGGCGTGATCCTGCACAAGGGCATGGTCATGGCCCACGCCGGGGAAATCCGCCTGGACCAGTCCCTGATCGTGCATCTCTCTGCCGGAACCCGGCACGGCCTGCCCTCGTACAACAAGGCCCTGGTCTGTTCCGTGCAGGAAGCGCTACGGCTTGGCGCGGACATGGTCTCCATGCACATAAATATCGGCAATGACCTCGAAGACCGCATGCTCTCGGATCTTGGCGCCTGCGTTGAAGAGGCGCACCAGCTCGGCCTGCCGCTGCTGGCCATGATCTACGCCCGAGGCGGACAGATCGTAAACGAGAACGATCCGTCCCTGGTCGCGCACAGCATCCGCATCGGCGCGGAACTGGGCGCGGACGTGGTCAAGGTGCCTTATTGCGGGAACAACCAGAGCTTCGCCCGGGCCATAGCGGCCTGTCCCGTGCCCGTGGTCATGGGCGGCGGACCGCGCAGTGGCGATTTCAAATCCTTCCTGCGCTCGGTGCGCGAAAGCCTGGACGCCGGAGTGGCCGGGATGTGCATCGGACGCAACGTCTTCCAGCAGGAAAATCCTGCCAAGGCCCTGGAAGAAATATGCAATCTCGTGCACGGAAAGGCATAG
- a CDS encoding NOL1/NOP2/SUN domain family protein codes for MKNTTRSFRLVCAQDQINDVESLLHAEGFRFEPQPCFALARTLTAEPMPLGRSIAARFGYIYIQDKSSMLPPLALAPESGDRVLDFCASPGSKTGILSSLVGPTGLVLANEPSPDRLATLRVNMRHLGCYNVATCKYEGQSLPLQDDSWPRILLDAPCSGWGTVDKNPKAAQMWAGEKTAPLEILQRELLTRAAGLLAPGGRLLYSTCTTNERENEDQVRFATEHLGLVTEPLAEFPGFRFAPSLPGCLLVDGEGSLAQGFFLAALKKPGQAEKSVRATKAELPGELVSRHEFSSRTGLDTGWLPEHCFLRVGGRVYLILEQAAELPAELRWQGFAVGKSAGDSILADATLRMFVPPRPDEKSLVLEQVSTIRELLSGQSLSWAGPGKRLAFYFKGLPLGFLTIKGNRCLWSDR; via the coding sequence ATGAAAAATACCACTCGCTCTTTCAGGCTGGTGTGCGCGCAGGACCAGATCAACGATGTGGAGTCCCTGCTTCACGCCGAAGGCTTTCGCTTCGAGCCGCAGCCCTGCTTCGCCCTGGCGCGGACCCTCACCGCCGAACCCATGCCGCTTGGCCGGAGCATCGCGGCCAGGTTCGGCTATATCTACATCCAGGACAAGTCTTCCATGCTGCCGCCCCTGGCTCTGGCACCCGAATCCGGGGACCGCGTGCTCGACTTCTGCGCCAGTCCCGGCAGCAAGACCGGCATCCTCTCAAGCCTGGTCGGGCCCACGGGGCTGGTGCTGGCCAACGAGCCAAGTCCGGACCGTCTGGCCACCCTGCGCGTGAACATGCGCCATCTTGGCTGCTACAACGTGGCCACCTGCAAATATGAAGGCCAGTCCCTGCCCCTTCAGGATGACTCATGGCCGCGCATCCTGCTCGACGCACCCTGCAGCGGTTGGGGCACGGTGGACAAGAACCCCAAGGCCGCCCAGATGTGGGCGGGGGAGAAGACCGCGCCGCTGGAAATCCTGCAACGGGAACTCCTGACCAGAGCCGCCGGGCTTCTTGCCCCGGGAGGACGACTTCTTTATTCGACCTGCACCACAAATGAGCGTGAAAACGAGGATCAGGTCCGTTTCGCCACGGAGCACCTGGGTCTTGTGACCGAGCCCTTGGCGGAATTCCCCGGATTCAGGTTTGCCCCATCCCTGCCGGGATGCCTGCTCGTGGACGGCGAGGGCAGTCTTGCACAGGGATTTTTCCTGGCCGCCCTGAAAAAGCCGGGCCAGGCGGAAAAGAGCGTCCGCGCAACCAAGGCGGAATTGCCCGGCGAGCTTGTCTCACGGCACGAATTTTCGTCCCGCACCGGACTGGACACGGGCTGGCTCCCGGAGCACTGTTTCCTGCGCGTGGGCGGCCGGGTCTATCTCATCTTGGAACAGGCGGCAGAGCTTCCGGCGGAACTGCGCTGGCAGGGTTTCGCCGTGGGCAAGAGCGCCGGGGATTCCATCCTGGCCGACGCCACGCTACGCATGTTCGTTCCGCCGAGGCCGGACGAAAAAAGCCTCGTCCTTGAACAGGTATCCACCATTCGGGAACTCCTGTCCGGGCAAAGTCTGTCCTGGGCCGGACCGGGAAAGCGCCTCGCGTTCTATTTCAAGGGACTTCCCTTGGGTTTTTTGACGATCAAGGGCAATCGTTGCCTGTGGTCGGATCGATAA
- a CDS encoding RluA family pseudouridine synthase gives MQSERTSVQVVEVGREENGRKLISFLEARLGSLPTGLLMRLVRTGQVRIDGRRCKPFDRVLTGQMVRVPPVNVERGEKPARDLPGLQRVFENDEMIVIDKPAGLPVHGGTGWTDSVHDRLKGCFEGQTFVPVPVHRLDRDTSGLLLCAKTHDFLRSMHAAWPTLTKAYLCWVEGTWESTGWRTIVSKMAKAETGRGEQVVSGQGKRAVSHVHPLLTDGRKSLLLVVLGTGRTHQIRVHLADLGHAIVGDPRYGRGGGLLLHAAALSWPGHEFFVLPSWRGEFRIERICAQDMKDILATAPAKEGAI, from the coding sequence ATGCAGTCGGAAAGGACGTCGGTTCAGGTGGTGGAGGTCGGGCGCGAGGAAAACGGTCGCAAGCTCATCTCCTTTCTGGAGGCACGGCTGGGGAGCCTTCCGACGGGTCTGCTCATGCGTCTGGTGCGCACGGGCCAGGTGCGCATCGACGGTCGTCGCTGCAAGCCCTTCGATCGCGTCCTGACGGGCCAGATGGTGCGCGTTCCGCCCGTGAACGTGGAACGCGGGGAAAAGCCCGCGCGCGACCTGCCGGGACTTCAACGCGTGTTCGAGAACGATGAGATGATCGTGATCGACAAGCCCGCGGGGCTGCCCGTCCACGGCGGCACGGGCTGGACCGATTCCGTGCACGACCGGCTCAAGGGCTGTTTCGAAGGGCAGACCTTTGTGCCCGTCCCGGTGCACCGGCTGGATCGCGACACATCCGGGCTGTTGCTCTGCGCCAAGACCCATGATTTTCTGCGCTCGATGCACGCGGCATGGCCCACGCTGACCAAGGCGTATCTGTGCTGGGTGGAAGGGACATGGGAATCGACCGGCTGGCGGACCATCGTCTCGAAGATGGCCAAGGCCGAAACGGGGCGCGGCGAGCAGGTGGTCTCCGGCCAGGGCAAGCGGGCCGTCTCCCACGTGCATCCATTGCTTACGGACGGGCGTAAAAGCCTGCTGCTGGTCGTTCTTGGCACCGGGCGCACCCATCAGATTCGGGTTCATCTGGCCGATCTCGGACATGCCATTGTCGGCGATCCCCGATATGGCCGGGGCGGAGGGCTTTTGCTGCACGCGGCCGCCCTTTCCTGGCCCGGACATGAATTTTTCGTCCTGCCGTCCTGGCGGGGAGAGTTTCGGATAGAGCGCATTTGCGCGCAGGACATGAAGGATATTCTCGCAACCGCTCCCGCCAAGGAGGGGGCCATATGA
- a CDS encoding ArnT family glycosyltransferase yields MTNRQESALYWALSLLLITAATLARYWFVASGQLNLAPDEAQYWDWSRSLQWSYYSKGPLIAFINYVGTAFLGATELGVRSGAMVGALIMQLAVLGWIGIYMKRIRTAFWTLLVLNTTMLFMAGGLLMTTDNPLLVFWLLGMICLGVAVDKGHLAAFVMLGLCLTLGITAKYTMVLFMPLALAAAFWIGRKQDMPALFWPRLLKTLGIGGVAGLLPILIWNATNDWVGIKHVIYRGAMAGDKAKIFFELKNFPEYLGSQLGVVTPWWFVFLFIGAWLVGRQLLKRDQEPVFPWLSRSMCIILTVFFWPVWLFFLFWSLHTKVEANWSATAYPAGIMLAALAVERFVHRDPRPKWRFAWPALGAVVFILLHLQGFIPFDSPRNPVHRLMGWQDLGVQVAQAREELGGEETVFLFGSEYGVTAELAFYVPGQKRAFCLAGGRKMNQYDLWPGPDSGMQNAVFVYKGEKDKVSDRVQPLFESVDEPRVVVSAHGKRTGQTFTIFLCRGYKGVWPEQEGRSF; encoded by the coding sequence ATGACCAACCGTCAAGAATCCGCACTGTATTGGGCTTTGAGTCTTCTTCTGATAACGGCGGCAACTCTGGCCAGATACTGGTTCGTGGCCTCGGGACAGCTCAATCTTGCGCCCGATGAAGCCCAGTATTGGGACTGGAGCCGGAGTCTGCAGTGGTCCTATTATTCCAAGGGGCCGCTTATAGCGTTCATCAATTACGTGGGCACGGCCTTTCTGGGCGCGACGGAACTTGGCGTGCGCTCCGGCGCCATGGTCGGGGCGCTGATCATGCAACTGGCCGTACTGGGTTGGATCGGCATCTATATGAAGCGCATCCGCACCGCCTTCTGGACGCTGCTGGTGCTGAACACGACCATGCTTTTCATGGCCGGGGGCCTGCTCATGACCACGGACAATCCGCTCCTGGTCTTCTGGCTTCTGGGCATGATCTGCCTTGGCGTTGCCGTGGACAAGGGACATCTCGCGGCGTTTGTCATGCTCGGGCTGTGCCTCACGCTTGGGATCACGGCCAAATACACCATGGTGCTGTTCATGCCCCTGGCTCTTGCGGCCGCGTTCTGGATCGGGCGCAAGCAGGACATGCCCGCCCTTTTTTGGCCGCGGCTTTTAAAGACGCTTGGGATCGGGGGAGTGGCCGGGTTGCTGCCCATCCTGATCTGGAACGCCACCAACGATTGGGTCGGGATCAAGCACGTCATCTATCGCGGGGCCATGGCCGGGGACAAGGCCAAGATCTTTTTCGAGCTGAAGAACTTTCCCGAATATCTGGGCAGCCAGCTGGGCGTGGTCACCCCTTGGTGGTTCGTTTTTCTGTTCATCGGGGCCTGGCTGGTCGGTCGGCAGCTCTTGAAACGCGACCAGGAGCCCGTGTTCCCCTGGCTTTCCCGGTCCATGTGCATCATTTTGACCGTCTTCTTCTGGCCCGTGTGGCTCTTTTTCCTGTTCTGGAGCCTGCACACCAAGGTCGAAGCCAACTGGTCGGCCACGGCCTATCCGGCGGGCATCATGCTTGCGGCCCTGGCCGTGGAGCGGTTCGTGCACCGCGATCCTCGACCCAAATGGCGCTTCGCCTGGCCTGCCTTGGGCGCCGTCGTTTTCATCCTCTTGCATTTGCAGGGATTCATTCCCTTCGACAGTCCAAGGAATCCGGTGCACCGGCTCATGGGCTGGCAGGATCTGGGCGTGCAGGTGGCGCAGGCCAGGGAGGAGCTTGGCGGAGAGGAAACCGTTTTTCTCTTCGGGAGCGAATACGGTGTCACGGCGGAGCTGGCCTTTTACGTCCCGGGCCAGAAGCGGGCATTCTGCCTGGCCGGAGGGCGCAAGATGAACCAGTATGATCTGTGGCCCGGTCCGGACAGCGGGATGCAAAATGCGGTCTTTGTCTACAAGGGTGAAAAGGACAAGGTTTCAGACAGGGTGCAGCCCCTGTTCGAGAGCGTGGATGAGCCACGGGTGGTGGTCAGCGCTCACGGAAAACGCACCGGACAGACGTTCACCATCTTTCTTTGTCGGGGCTACAAGGGCGTGTGGCCGGAGCAGGAAGGCCGTTCGTTTTGA
- a CDS encoding Fic family protein, which produces MHISALRHEEIRQLLLQYPDGLTSTAICAFLRNPPHPRTVQRWLAELAATGIVTVSGRARATVYQLTTPIKPAPAQLAEPSAPFDTTDGIPLSEQGREIYAYVRRPRTGRTPIGYDRNFLDDYVPSQTWYLNEATRRHLRNIGETDAFGRPAGTHGRAILNRLLIDLSWASSRLEGNTYSRLDTQKLIEFGRHAQGKGAQDAQMILNHKAAIELLLDDAESVGFDVHTLLSLHGLLSENLMPDPDASGRLRFRPVQISGSVFIPLAMPQVIEECFHGILGKAAAISDPFEQAFFMLVQLPYLQPFEDVNKRVSRLAANIPLIKNNLSPLTFIDVPDRTYVDAILGVYEMNRIELLRDLFVWAYERSAKEYVAVRKSLADPDPLRLRYRPQLREIVIDIVRSRRQDVLEAMERFAAEHIEARDQDAFVEMVQDELKRLHPGTLARYRLRLSEFEAWREARKLL; this is translated from the coding sequence ATGCACATTTCAGCCCTAAGACATGAAGAGATCCGGCAGCTTCTGCTTCAATATCCTGACGGGCTGACCAGCACCGCCATCTGCGCTTTTTTGCGAAATCCGCCCCATCCACGCACGGTGCAGCGCTGGCTGGCCGAACTCGCTGCGACCGGAATCGTGACCGTTTCCGGCCGCGCAAGAGCCACCGTCTATCAGTTGACCACCCCGATCAAGCCAGCTCCTGCGCAACTGGCGGAGCCATCGGCGCCGTTTGACACCACGGACGGCATTCCCCTGTCGGAGCAAGGCAGAGAGATTTATGCCTACGTCAGGCGCCCCCGCACAGGCCGGACCCCGATTGGTTATGACCGAAACTTTCTTGACGATTACGTTCCAAGCCAGACCTGGTATCTGAACGAGGCAACCAGAAGGCATTTGCGGAACATTGGGGAGACGGACGCGTTCGGCCGACCGGCAGGCACGCATGGCCGGGCCATCTTGAACCGGCTTCTGATTGACTTGTCCTGGGCCTCAAGCCGTCTGGAAGGCAACACCTATTCCAGGCTCGATACGCAGAAACTGATCGAGTTCGGTCGGCATGCGCAAGGCAAGGGCGCCCAGGACGCCCAGATGATCCTCAACCACAAGGCGGCCATCGAACTGTTACTCGATGACGCCGAGTCCGTGGGCTTTGACGTACATACCCTGCTCAGCCTGCACGGCCTGCTTTCGGAGAACCTGATGCCTGATCCGGATGCATCCGGACGCCTGCGCTTCCGCCCGGTGCAGATCAGCGGATCAGTCTTCATTCCCCTGGCCATGCCACAGGTCATCGAAGAATGTTTTCATGGCATTCTGGGCAAGGCGGCGGCCATTTCGGATCCTTTCGAGCAAGCGTTTTTCATGCTGGTCCAGCTTCCGTATCTGCAGCCGTTCGAGGATGTGAACAAGCGCGTCTCACGCCTTGCGGCCAATATTCCGCTTATCAAGAACAACCTTTCGCCGCTGACATTCATCGACGTTCCTGATCGGACGTATGTCGATGCTATCCTGGGCGTATATGAAATGAACCGCATCGAATTGCTGCGGGATCTTTTTGTCTGGGCGTACGAACGTTCGGCGAAGGAGTACGTGGCGGTGCGCAAGAGTCTGGCCGACCCGGATCCGCTGCGCCTGCGCTACAGGCCGCAGTTGAGGGAGATTGTCATCGATATCGTGCGCTCCAGACGACAGGATGTACTGGAGGCCATGGAGCGATTTGCGGCTGAACATATCGAGGCCCGGGACCAGGATGCCTTTGTCGAGATGGTTCAGGACGAATTAAAGCGTCTGCACCCGGGAACGCTGGCCAGATATCGGCTCCGGCTTTCCGAATTCGAAGCGTGGCGGGAAGCGAGAAAGCTCTTGTGA
- a CDS encoding sugar phosphate isomerase/epimerase family protein — MTFTNLPLRYIEEHPRYLDLFLTRGLSPELGLDALALDTFSPEWHKKTARIFHDAGLTCAVHLPFFDLRPGSLDHMIRKASRERLLQAVDTARIYAPVHFIAHLDYNSVIYSHFEEAWLENSLRTWEMVLGQTADTPLYLENVFELSPDHHVRVLRGLSGKAGACLDVGHWHCFAKGRKRQNLAEWLAALAPFRLHLHLHDNDGESDAHLGLGQGTIPWDQLWCGLAGRKASATFEPHTEAAFLATQDYLRANGPKL, encoded by the coding sequence ATGACCTTCACCAACCTGCCCCTGCGCTACATTGAAGAGCACCCGCGATATCTGGACCTCTTTTTGACCCGTGGGCTAAGCCCCGAACTTGGCCTTGACGCCCTGGCCCTCGACACGTTTTCGCCCGAATGGCACAAAAAAACCGCCCGCATCTTTCATGATGCCGGACTGACCTGCGCCGTGCATCTGCCCTTTTTCGACCTGCGTCCGGGAAGCCTCGACCACATGATCCGCAAGGCGAGCAGGGAGCGCCTGCTGCAAGCCGTCGACACCGCCCGGATCTATGCCCCGGTCCATTTCATCGCCCATCTGGACTACAACAGCGTCATCTATTCCCATTTCGAGGAAGCGTGGCTTGAAAACTCCCTGCGCACCTGGGAGATGGTGTTGGGCCAGACAGCAGATACGCCGCTCTATCTTGAAAACGTGTTTGAGCTGAGCCCGGATCATCATGTGCGCGTACTGCGGGGACTTTCCGGCAAGGCCGGAGCCTGTCTGGACGTGGGGCATTGGCACTGTTTCGCTAAAGGACGCAAACGCCAAAATCTTGCGGAGTGGCTTGCGGCCCTGGCTCCCTTCCGCCTGCACCTGCACCTGCACGACAACGATGGCGAGTCCGACGCCCACCTTGGCCTGGGCCAGGGGACGATACCCTGGGACCAGCTCTGGTGCGGCCTGGCCGGCCGGAAGGCCTCGGCCACCTTCGAACCGCACACCGAGGCCGCGTTCCTGGCCACCCAGGACTACCTGCGCGCCAACGGCCCGAAGCTCTGA
- a CDS encoding L,D-transpeptidase family protein, protein MGSRTFILLAAFLSVLSAAPSSSQSWTASFSAHPSTPAAFMAVDMGRQRAFLVRNKNGELTKMRDMPCTTGMRGGGKLLEGDRKTPEGVYFLEGKATGGLDFDSFGNTAFPLNYPNPVDRIHGKTGNGIMIHGRGRSFGPRQTLGCVVLENDDVDTLDRHVRIHATPVVIAESVSLTGKEGPPPEIVLGTWGWIKARERRENAFFEIYDPTRFEKSSNLSFARFRQKTLQEFAGAKWVDIRMENLQVLQGPDYMVSVFAQRTFPHGEQGLRRLYWMRQVELWKIVGEEWIPQNLGGSEDYAGLVGKEIRERLQECAEAWDKGDLKTLVRIYDRTGIRSGAKGREAIAASLEHDMAAKKKNPYSAEPVVRVTKKGIEAKLMADGNSRNILFLPGAFDAWLIASDETAPQP, encoded by the coding sequence ATGGGTTCCCGCACCTTCATCCTGCTCGCGGCGTTCCTGTCCGTCCTCTCCGCCGCTCCGTCCAGCTCCCAGAGCTGGACTGCATCCTTTTCCGCACATCCAAGCACTCCTGCGGCATTCATGGCCGTGGACATGGGTCGGCAACGCGCCTTTCTGGTCCGCAACAAGAACGGCGAACTCACAAAAATGAGGGATATGCCCTGCACGACAGGCATGCGCGGCGGCGGCAAGCTCCTGGAGGGCGACCGCAAAACCCCTGAAGGCGTCTATTTTCTGGAGGGCAAGGCCACAGGGGGCCTTGATTTCGACAGTTTCGGCAACACGGCCTTTCCGCTGAATTATCCCAACCCCGTGGACCGCATCCACGGCAAGACCGGAAACGGGATCATGATCCACGGCCGGGGACGCAGCTTCGGCCCGCGCCAGACTCTTGGATGCGTGGTTCTTGAAAACGACGATGTGGACACCCTGGACCGGCATGTGCGCATCCACGCCACGCCTGTCGTCATCGCGGAGTCGGTGAGCCTGACGGGCAAGGAAGGGCCTCCCCCGGAGATTGTTCTTGGCACCTGGGGCTGGATCAAGGCCCGTGAACGACGCGAGAATGCTTTTTTCGAGATCTACGATCCCACGCGTTTTGAAAAATCATCAAACCTGAGCTTTGCCCGTTTCCGGCAGAAAACCCTACAGGAATTCGCCGGCGCGAAGTGGGTCGATATCCGCATGGAAAATCTGCAGGTCCTGCAGGGGCCGGACTACATGGTCTCGGTCTTTGCCCAGCGCACCTTTCCTCATGGGGAACAGGGCCTGCGCAGGTTGTACTGGATGCGCCAGGTGGAGCTCTGGAAGATCGTTGGCGAAGAGTGGATTCCGCAGAACCTGGGCGGAAGCGAGGACTACGCCGGGCTGGTCGGCAAGGAGATTCGCGAACGATTGCAGGAATGCGCAGAGGCCTGGGACAAGGGTGATCTCAAAACCCTGGTGCGGATCTATGACCGGACCGGCATTCGAAGCGGCGCAAAGGGCCGCGAAGCCATCGCCGCATCGCTTGAGCACGACATGGCGGCCAAAAAGAAAAACCCCTACAGCGCCGAACCCGTGGTGCGCGTCACCAAAAAAGGCATCGAGGCCAAACTCATGGCTGACGGGAATTCCCGGAACATCCTCTTTCTGCCCGGGGCCTTTGATGCCTGGCTCATTGCAAGCGACGAGACGGCGCCGCAGCCATGA
- the pyrE gene encoding orotate phosphoribosyltransferase — MIDLKRRLARLLIEKSYLEGDFTLTSGKKSDYYFDCKHTALHPEGAWLIGKLFLDMIRAKGGVKGVGGMTLGADPLVSSVTVVSHLEGYPLPGFIIRKQSKGHGTNQYLEGLKNFEPGHNVCLLEDVITTGGTLLTAVERVRDQGLNIVGIMGVLDREQGGRENLEKAGFDLQTIFTRKELLETAKS, encoded by the coding sequence ATGATTGATCTGAAGAGACGCCTGGCCAGGCTGCTCATCGAGAAGTCCTATCTCGAGGGCGACTTCACCCTGACCTCGGGCAAGAAGAGCGACTATTATTTCGACTGCAAGCACACGGCCCTGCATCCCGAAGGGGCATGGCTCATCGGCAAGCTCTTTTTGGACATGATCCGCGCCAAGGGCGGGGTCAAGGGCGTGGGCGGCATGACTTTGGGCGCGGACCCGCTGGTATCGAGCGTGACCGTGGTCTCCCATCTGGAGGGCTATCCCCTGCCCGGATTCATCATCCGCAAGCAGTCCAAGGGTCACGGCACCAACCAGTACCTCGAAGGCCTCAAGAACTTCGAACCGGGCCATAACGTGTGCCTGCTCGAAGACGTCATCACCACCGGCGGCACGCTGCTCACGGCGGTGGAACGGGTGCGCGACCAGGGCCTCAACATCGTCGGCATCATGGGCGTGCTCGACCGCGAACAGGGTGGCCGGGAAAATCTGGAAAAAGCCGGATTCGACCTGCAGACCATCTTCACCCGCAAAGAACTGCTCGAAACCGCGAAAAGCTAG
- the purB gene encoding adenylosuccinate lyase has product MIDRYTRKEMGDIWTLEQKFRVWLEVELAICEGWHAMNVIPATDMATIREKADFELDRILELEETTKHDVIAFLTAVEEKVGPSARYIHLGCTSSDIVDTANAVLLTRAGRIILADLDRLLGTLETMAKTHQGRLCMGRTHGIHAEPTSFGLKMAVFHAEFQRHRQRWVDALENIRFGKISGAVGTYAQLEPELEERALTILGLEVDPISTQVIQRDRYAQYFTTLALIAGGIERICVELRHLQRTEVLEVEEGFGKGQKGSSAMPHKKNPISAENLTGLSRLVRTNAVAAMENMALWHERDISHSSVERVIMPDSTIMVNYMLNRLNGLLANLRIIPENMERNLMGSYGLFFSQRVLIALVEAGLPRQEAYVMVQAVAMDCWKDRTSFEAAVRDSADITAHLDSARLDQAFDLNYYLRHEQTVFNRVFS; this is encoded by the coding sequence ATGATTGATCGTTATACCCGCAAGGAAATGGGCGACATTTGGACCCTTGAACAAAAGTTCCGGGTCTGGCTCGAAGTGGAACTGGCCATCTGCGAAGGCTGGCACGCCATGAATGTCATTCCGGCCACGGACATGGCCACCATCAGGGAAAAGGCCGATTTCGAACTGGACCGGATCCTCGAACTCGAAGAAACCACCAAGCACGATGTCATCGCCTTCCTGACCGCCGTGGAAGAAAAGGTTGGCCCTTCGGCCAGATACATTCACCTCGGCTGCACGTCCTCGGATATCGTGGACACGGCTAACGCCGTGCTCCTGACCAGGGCGGGCCGGATCATCCTGGCCGATCTGGACAGGCTGCTCGGCACCCTTGAGACGATGGCCAAGACCCACCAGGGCAGGCTTTGCATGGGCCGCACCCACGGCATCCACGCCGAGCCGACCAGCTTCGGCCTCAAGATGGCGGTATTTCATGCGGAATTCCAGCGCCACAGACAGCGCTGGGTGGACGCCCTGGAGAACATCCGCTTCGGCAAGATCTCCGGCGCCGTGGGCACCTACGCCCAGCTCGAACCCGAGCTTGAGGAGCGCGCCCTGACCATCCTCGGTCTTGAGGTCGATCCCATCTCCACCCAGGTCATCCAGCGCGACCGCTACGCCCAGTATTTCACCACCCTGGCGCTCATCGCCGGCGGCATCGAACGCATCTGCGTGGAGCTTCGGCACCTGCAGCGCACCGAGGTCCTGGAAGTGGAAGAGGGTTTCGGCAAGGGGCAGAAGGGCTCGTCGGCCATGCCGCACAAGAAGAACCCCATCTCCGCCGAGAACCTGACCGGCCTCTCCCGTCTGGTGCGCACCAACGCCGTGGCCGCCATGGAGAACATGGCCCTGTGGCACGAGCGGGACATCAGCCATTCATCCGTCGAGCGCGTCATCATGCCCGACTCGACCATCATGGTGAACTACATGCTGAACCGTTTGAACGGGCTGCTCGCGAACCTGCGCATCATCCCCGAGAACATGGAGCGCAACCTGATGGGTTCCTACGGCCTCTTCTTCTCCCAGCGCGTGCTCATCGCCCTGGTGGAAGCGGGTCTCCCGCGTCAGGAGGCATATGTCATGGTCCAGGCCGTGGCCATGGACTGCTGGAAGGACCGGACCTCGTTCGAGGCTGCCGTGCGCGACAGCGCCGACATCACCGCCCATCTCGACTCCGCCCGACTGGACCAGGCCTTTGATCTGAACTATTATCTGCGGCACGAACAAACCGTGTTCAACCGCGTTTTCTCTTAA
- a CDS encoding FmdB family zinc ribbon protein yields the protein MPIYEYCCEDCRQIFEEWQKDFKDREKVCPVCGGTSQRLISNTSFVLKGGGWYASGYSKESGGNGKKKDTSSTPAPDTTSSAS from the coding sequence ATGCCCATTTACGAATACTGCTGTGAAGACTGTCGCCAGATCTTCGAAGAGTGGCAGAAGGATTTCAAGGACAGGGAAAAAGTCTGTCCGGTCTGCGGGGGCACGTCCCAGAGGCTTATCTCCAACACCTCCTTCGTGTTGAAAGGAGGCGGCTGGTACGCTTCCGGCTACAGCAAGGAATCCGGCGGCAACGGCAAGAAAAAGGACACTTCGTCCACTCCGGCCCCGGACACAACCTCTTCGGCGTCCTGA